A stretch of Hydractinia symbiolongicarpus strain clone_291-10 chromosome 9, HSymV2.1, whole genome shotgun sequence DNA encodes these proteins:
- the LOC130657787 gene encoding uncharacterized protein LOC130657787, which produces MQCCGRLTPDKVQTIHEIMMRGEKHEFAPVSAIPRLVTYALDRYYSTETDDPIWNAVRLFIDLINIHTFEDGNGRLCRLVISHVLVESGMSLLPVLLSSLHKRGRCHYIQAVKRFKERPSLLYTMVCRSLVKVWENFEQNLALLEKSKFH; this is translated from the coding sequence ATGCAGTGCTGCGGACGTCTCACGCCTGACAAAGTCCAAACTATCCATGAGATCATGATGCGCGGGGAAAAACACGAATTTGCCCCTGTTTCTGCAATCCCAAGGTTAGTGACATACGCCCTGGATCGATACTACTCTACAGAGACTGACGATCCGATATGGAACGCGGTGAGGTTGTTCATAGACTTGATTAACATCCATACATTCGAAGATGGGAACGGGAGGTTGTGTAGGCTCGTTATTTCCCACGTACTTGTGGAGAGTGGAATGAGCCTCCTTCCAGTTTTGCTTAGCTCGTTGCACAAACGCGGCAGGTGTCATTACATTCAGGCTGTTAAAAGGTTTAAAGAGAGACCATCGTTACTCTACACGATGGTCTGTAGGTCTTTGGTGAAGGTATGGGAGAATTTTGAGCAAAACTTAGCTCTACTAGAAAAGTCGAAATTTCACTGA